One Eleginops maclovinus isolate JMC-PN-2008 ecotype Puerto Natales chromosome 22, JC_Emac_rtc_rv5, whole genome shotgun sequence DNA segment encodes these proteins:
- the bean1 gene encoding protein BEAN1 yields MLMKLICSVSSNQSHGEYPDCRSERESGGEASLLVSPLVVAGIVIGLVLFLSCVTIIVGSLRKDSRLRNPHLRASYGLDGFSYGGSVGELRSTCLEDFPPGLDFDSYRETLSQVNSLYPDSPPRYDECVGPGSSQMFLPTDDPPPYSLLDPCQRGEEQDPPPQDPSPNYGETSASASWFSPSHYPPEHQHIASISFPMEAAPPYEAVLSEQPLPLMPCDLYKHQSERGEPAAADQILSDFN; encoded by the exons TGAGCTCAAACCAGAGCCATGGGGAGTACCCGGACTGCCGGAGCGAGAGGGAGTCAGGGGGGGAGGCGTCTCTCCTGGTGTCTCCTCTGGTGGTGGCGGGGATCGTTATAGGTCTGgtgctcttcctctcctgcgTCACCATCATCGTTGGCAGCCTGCGCAAAGACAGCCGCCTCCGAAACCCTCACCTCCGAGCCAGCTACG GTCTGGATGGTTTTTCCTACGGAGGCTCAGTAGGAGAGCTGAGATCTACCTGCTTAGAAGATTTTCCTCCGGGTTTAGACTTTGATTCCTACAGAGAGACTCTGTCCCAGGTCAACAGCCTGTACCCCGATTCACCGCCACG aTACGATGAGTGTGTTGGCCCGGGATCGTCTCAGATGTTCCTCCCTACAGACGACCCGCCTCCTTACTCACTATTGGACCCCTGTCAGAGGGGGGAGGAGCAGGATCCGCCTCCCCAGGATCCATCTCCGAACTACGGGGAGACTTCAGCCAGCGCCTCCTGGTTCTCCCCCTCCCACTACCCTCCGGAGCATCAACACATCGCCTCCATCTCCTTCCCGATGGAGGCGGCGCCGCCATACGAGGCCGTGTTGTCCGAGCAGCCCCTCCCCCTCATGCCATGTGACCTTTATAAACACCAATCAGAGCGCGGGGAGCCGGCGGCGGCGGACCAGATCTTGTCGgactttaattaa